The Gadus macrocephalus chromosome 13, ASM3116895v1 genome includes a window with the following:
- the sumf1 gene encoding formylglycine-generating enzyme, translating to MLRCFTFTLIVLTKYSAFCTEGPDLVPPDLVVDPVPPDLMVGTRADDPFPPDLVVDPVPPDLVVGTRADGAVPSESAGCGCQSLKRDSVLDPEGGRTSSSVSPDVKYSRKMNEMPSNPRDEDEDKDTTSKMVLIPGGETLMGTDEPGIPPDGEGPQRPVVLDPFLMDTQEVSNLQFQAFVAATGYVTEAEQYGDSFVFEGILSEEVKSQISQAVAAAPWWLPVKGASWKSPEGQGSDVTERLQHPVLHVSWKDAEAYCSWAGKRLPTEAEWEHACRGGLKDRLFPWGNKLTPKDQHYANLWQGDFPTHNSAEDGYAQTSPVMSFPANGYGLYDMVGNAWEWTSDWWTVYHTTDRQRHPTGPSSGSERVKKGGSYMCHKSYCYRYRCAARSQNTPDSSASNLGFRCVSAEQR from the exons ATGCTGCGATGCTTCACTTTCACTCTCATAGTCCTCACGAAGTACTCTGCGTTCTGCACTGAGGGTCCCGACCTGGTCCCTCCAGACCTGGTGGTCGACCCGGTCCCCCCAGACCTGATGGTCGGGACCCGGGCGGACGATCCGTTCCCCCCAGACCTGGTGGTCGACCCGGTCCCTCCAGACCTGGTGGTCGGGACCCGGGCGGACGGTGCGGTCCCGTCGGAGTCAGCTGGGTGTGGATGTCAAAGCCTGAAGAGGGACTCTGTTTTGGACCCCGAGGGAGGCAGGACCTCCTCATCTGTCAGCCCAGATGTTAAATACTCCAGAAAGATGAACGAGATGCCCTCAAACCCtcgggacgaggacgaggacaagGATACAACAAGCAAG ATGGTGCTGATCCCGGGAGGAGAGACCCTGATGGGGACAGATGAGCCGGGCATCCCCCCGGACGGGGAGGGGCCCCAGCGGCCAGTGGTCCTGGATCCCTTCCTCATGGACACCCAGGAGGTCTCCAACCTCCAGTTCCAGGCGTTTGTCGCCGCCACGGGCTACGTCACTGAG GCGGAGCAGTACGGAGACTCGTTTGTGTTCGAGGGGATCCTGAGCGAGGAGGTGAAGAGTCAGATCAGCCAGGCG GTGGCtgccgccccctggtggctgcCGGTGAAAGGCGCCAGCTGGAAGAGCCCGGAGGGGCAGGGCTCCGACGTCACAGAGAG GCTGCAGCACCCGGTCCTCCACGTCTCCTGGAAGGACGCGGAGGCGTACTGCTCCTGGGCCGGCAAGAGGCTCCCCACGGAGGCAGAGTGGGAGCACGCCTGCAGGGGCGGCCTCAAGGACCG ACTGTTCCCCTGGGGCAACAAGCTGACCCCCAAGGACCAGCACTACGCCAACCTCTGGCAGGGAGACTTCCCCACGCACAACTCTGCAGAGGACGGCTACGCGCAGACCTCACCG GTGATGTCATTTCCTGCCAACGGCTACGGCCTGTACGACATGGTGGGCAACGCGTGGGAGTGGACCTCCGACTGGTGGACGGTGTATCACACCACGGACCGCCAGCGGCACCCG ACCGGGCCGTCCTCCGGCTCCGAGCGGGTGAAGAAGGGGGGCTCCTACATGTGCCACAAG TCCTACTGCTACAGGTACCGCTGTGCGGCCCGGAGCCAGAACACGCCTGACAGCTCCGCCTCCAACCTGGGCTTCCGCTGCGTCTCGGCCGAGCAGCGCTGA